In the Fundulus heteroclitus isolate FHET01 chromosome 23, MU-UCD_Fhet_4.1, whole genome shotgun sequence genome, cgataAGGGAAGTCCCGAGGTACAGAGTTAAACTGACTTGTGGGTTTCATTAAACTTAAAGTGACTTTGGTTTCCTGGGATTCAGGTCTCTTCCCTTCACTTTTACCGTTTATCTGGAAACCCTCATCTACTCCGTCGGCCCGTCTCTAAACTTGTCATCCCCTTCCAAGGTGCGATTAGCAGTTAGGAAATTTGCATCGGTTTGAAACTGCCTGAATAAGACGGCTCCGAGGGATTTCTGTTGTTAATAAAGTCAcggagagagaggaaaaaaaaaaaaaaaactcttaaaatgtttcagttgGCACAGGGAAAGATAGGTGGGTGGAAAGGAAAAGCCCCCCTGTTCTTCATGCACCTCTTGGTAGCTGTCAACACCTCGTCTAAACATGATATGGGGAGAAGAAAGATGACAAAAGCTGATATATGTACAATgatgtgtgcatatatatatatatatatatatatatatatatatatatatatatatatatgtgtgtgtgtgtgtgtgtgtgtgtgtgtgtgtgtgtgtgtgtgtaaaatattAGAGCATATATATGTAAAAGATTAGAgcaagtattttttaaaatagctaTGTATATTCATCTTTTCTGAAATTATACAGCCAAACTCTTCTTTTAATTGCTGACAAACACTGTCCCTATTTCCAATTGACGTTTTCTTTAGGATTTCTCGTTAGTTATGGGCTCCAAGATACCACCTATCTCCAGACATTACTCAGCAAAAACAGGTGTACACCCTGTAGAGCAACCGACCCACCTACCCGCTCCACCAACCCCACCCCTGGAGGCAAAATTCTGttagaaggttaaaaaaaaaaaggtgacttTCCGTTCTGTGTAAAGACAATTTCAATTTTGGTTGCAAAGACGAGATTAAATACATTCCAGATAATGATGGCTATTAATGTGTAGATCTGCTGGAAAAGCATCCAGGACTGATTCAAGTGGCTTATCTAGACTGATTTAAATATCCATGCTCAAGCTAAATGTGAAActgacattatttttattactgctGCATTGAGTAAACATGTACAGCTTATCAGGGTGAGCTATATAAATTGAAGTTTTGAAATTGTACGTGTATTTTACAATATGCTTTACAGTAACTTGTCTGCTGGGGTACTTATTGTCTTTTTACCTGACGTTTGGATGTCAACAACTTGACCGATTTTTAAAGGGTGCTCCTTTGACTCGTGACATTTCACATAGTTAAATCTGATATAGGCACATGCCTGACACCAGTAAGGGAGCAGGAATCTATGATCCATACAAGCGAAACCTCGTCCCCCTtttgtgttattgttttgaAATCAGTTATGCAAATTTTAACAGGTTGACCTCCTTACCCCtgagacattttatcattaGTGCCAAGATGGTAAATTCCACTTGATTTAACTGAAGggcaatttctttctttctttctttctttctttctttctttctttctttctttctttctttctttctttctttctttctttctttctttctttctttctttctttctttctctctccatttctatttttttgtccttgtgtTTAGTGTAAATGTCTGTCTTGCTGCCTGTGTTTCGGGGTAAATAAAGGCCTAAAGGAGATGTCATAAAAGGGCTTTTGTACTTATTTAtgtaccacacacacacacagatcaccctgaccaaaataaaaccacataagactatctgattttcttttctcctaTATTCAGCTCAGTAAAATAACTATTACTAATTGGATATTACCATGCATATATGTATGGACTGACTGTGTTAGACAATGTTATTTAGGACATATTTTTGCACATCAAAATGTGACCGTAGATATTCTATTATGTTGAATTGTGTTGTATCATTCTTTATTGTAAGAATTAGCCAGGGGATGTCACTAGATTGGGAGGCTTTGCCACAGCCAAATGAAAAGGTTTCCGTCATTTGTAATTAACTAATATTTTTAGACTATTTCGAATGATTTATTAGCTGGTTCACTTTCTGCaaaggtaaggcaaggcaaatttatttgtatagcaccattcagtacagagacaatgcaaagtgctttacatgattaaaatacaggaaaataactcagaacaaaagcaagtaggaataagatgtagaaacaaaatagagcATTAacaaacagttggactaaaaaaaagttgaactagaGAGAATTGTTTAACTAGAGCAGTCGAATGCAAtcctaaacagatgtgtttttagtcttgatttaaaggaactcagacttacaattttctggaagtttgttccagataattggagcataggaactaaatgctgcttctccatgtctggttctggttctaggtatgcagagcaggctggagccagaagaccttagtggtctggagggttgatacgctgataacaagtctgtgatgtatttaggagctaagccattcagggatttatagactaacagaaggattttaaagtctattctctgagatacagggagccagtgtaaggactttagaactggggtgatgttctctactttcttagtcttagtgaggatgcgggcagcagcgttctggatcagctgcagctgtctgatccactttttaggcagacctgtgaaaacactgttgcagtaatctattcgactaaaaataaacgcatggattagtttttctagatcctgctgagacatcagtcctttaatcctagaaatgttcttcaggtgatagaaagccgaccttgtaactgtctttagatgcttttggaggttcagttctgagtccatcactacaaccagatttcgggcctgattggtggtttttagctgaagcagctgaagctgtgtgctaacttttgatctctcctctattggtccaaatattattacttcagttttgtttttattcagttgaagaaaactTTACAATTTTACAGGTACAATTGTTATTGTCAATATTTAATAGACGAACACTGAAACCAAAATGGTAAAGCTATAAGAGAAAACTAAGTACACCCTCACTGCTTTCATCAGTATGATGAAAGACAGCAGCAGCCAGGTGCTGTTAacgaacagaaaaaaactggtCATCACCAAgctcatttaaatatatatatatatatatcctaaaGTCCTTGTGAAgaattcaaaagaaaacaactaGTGAGTTATTGCTGCTAAAGAGGGTTTACAAGCTGTTCCATCACAGGATGTacatctttctttaaaaaaaaaaaaaaacatgatggtgTAGGACTTAATGGGAATATGTTTGGTGCCAGTGAAAAGCCAAACGTATACCCTATAAACTGAGCTGAGTCCGTACTTTTACACCTCTCCAGTCAGCACCATCTATATAAATAATACGGGACAGCCACAGATTTTACTGTGTTGTGCTGAGAAGAGAGTAAAAGCATGGGAATGTAGCTTTTCACAGTTTAGAAGAATCAGTTAACTATCCATCAACAAAGATCAAGTTACACTGACAGGCTGGTTCCACACTACTGGTCATTGCTTTTACTGACaggacagtttttttcttctttgtcagTGTTTATGGTCTCACTTTCTCTTCTTAAAGAGTTTTTTGAGGTGTCTGAATGGGTGTGTATTTATGATATAGTCCCAGTGCTTAATATTGACTCCTTAATCCATTTATTTTCCCATAAACTGCTCAATTCCCATAGGGTTATCTGTACATTTTATGAAAGGGAAACTTTAAATCAAAAAGATTTTATTCAtagtaaaaacacaacatacagCATGTGGTGATACCTTACAAACTCATTGTGTTGAACAAAAGTTTCGCCAACAATCAGGTGCAACAAACCACAACATGTGAACCTTTATACAGAGTACAACTACCACCTCTATATTACACTCCCAGACCGTAAATGAATCCAGTTGTTGCAGCACTAAAAGACCATGACAGAAAATCTCAATATCACTTGTTTATTCCTTCAGTGCAGgaacaaaacacacaattgtGACACCACTGTAATTTAACTACCCCTCTAAAATGTGCTGTCTGTGCTTTACCATCAACGATATAGCGCGGAATGGCACGGTGTCAGCAGATTAGCGCTGGGCCGGTTAATAATGACTCAGCTCTTACAGAGATATATCTAAAATAAAAGCTGACAGCACCTGATAGAGAGgcaagaagcttttttttttttttttctttttacggTTAGACAATGAAAGCCCGCTGTGCctgattcagcttttttttctgtgggaaCTGAGCCCAGTTGAGCTAAGGTCGCGTGCTATAGTGTTCACCCCTAGCTctgtcagcaaaaaaaaaaaacattcttttttttttttattctcagagCCAAAACTAACACCAGACGTTTGAAGAGTCCTTCTAATAGTCCTTCCTAAGACAACATTCCTTCCCCTGACGTCTCCTTAAACCTCTGTGCCCTCACGGTGATAGATGATTCCGGTGGAGCTCAGGGTGGGATAGAAATGCCCGCTGGAGCCGCTGTACTGGCTCAGAATGGGGCTAGAGTAACCTAGAGAAGAGTGGGAGGGCGAGGAAGTGAGCACAGGGGGAGCTGCCACCTGCGGTACCCACTCTGAGACACCTGAGTTGGGGGAATAGTTACTGAAGCTTCCCGGCTGGGCGGCTCTGTGAGGTCCGTCTAAGGGCAGGTTAATCTGCAGTGGCCTGCTCAACCCGTCTCCCCCGACGTCGTTCGTTGCTCCGGTGGATACCGTAGACATTTCAGACAAGAAGCTGCTCAGGCACGGCGTCGGGCCCGACAGCGAAGGGGAGGGGATTCTGTCCGGTGTCGGGGACATGGTAAGGGCGGGGTGTTTGGGGCTTCCCCTCTCGCTGTCTCCTGACTCTTGAGGCCCTGAAGCGCCATCGCCACTGTTGAGCGAGTCGGACTTCCTCTTCCTTTTGCGGCGGAAGTTTCCATTGTCGAACATCTTCTCGCAGTTCGGGTCAAGTGTCCAGTAGTTGCCTTTACCTGTCGGGTGAGATTGTTTTTGAGATCACACGTTAAATAACAGTTTACATCACTCTGTCAAATAGCAAGAACCATTCAAGAACTGTTCAAGCACAACAGTGAGACTCATGATGTGAATGCATTACCTGGATCATCCTCGTCTCTTGGCACTTTCTTGAAGCAGTCATTGAGGGACAGGTTGTGCCTGATGGAGTTCTGCCAGCCGGCTTTACTCTTGTTGTAAAACGGGAAGTTGTCTGCAACGTACTGGTAAATCTGACTCAGTGTCAGTCTCTTGTCCGGGGCTCCGTGGATAGCCATGGCGATCAGAGCCGAGTAGGAATAAGGCGGTCGGACCAGTTTCATCAGATCTTCTTGCGAGGGAAGAGAGAACCAGCTTAGTTCCCCTCCCGGACCCCCAGGTCCGGCTGGACCCAGGTAGGGTCTCTGTAGGCCGTAGTGCTGAGGTACGAATGGTGGGCCTGGATTACCGGGCGGGCCATTGCTAGACAGGTACGATGAGGAGTTGATCCCAGAGCTGTTAAACCAAAGGTAAGGGTTTGGAGATGAGGTGGCATAGTCACTGAGTTCGTAAGAGGAAGGAGTGGTGCGCTGAGGACTCggcagggagggaggagggTAGTAGCATTCACCATACATGCTGAGCTCCGGAGGTTCCTGGCCCAGGCTGGGAAACTGTGGGCCGCAACGAGGAGGAGACTGGTTCTGCGTCTCAAACGAAGACATCGTTAAGTTTCTCTTCGCCTCGCACCCTCTTCTAATGTGTTTTTCGTTGTCCTTCCTCTTCGTGTAGAATTCTGGATGAATCTGTTCCTGAAAGTCTTTCTTTTTCAATCTTCACCAAAAGAGACTGCTCATCCAAATAATTGTCTCTTGGCTTTAAAGTGGCTGACTGTTCTTCTCCAATCCTTCCTTATCTGTTTGTCCTTGCTCTATGTCAAGGTGTCACCTGTCGCACTGACTATATCTTCTCTCTTGGTCCGCCCCCTTTGTATCTTGATTGGCTCTTTTCTAAGGTGAGACGTCTATGAGTTTCTCTTTCCTGTTATTTCTGTTGTCAGCTAATTCAATCCcctcagggttttttttcttcactttcaCTTAAATACTTTTCCACTCAAGTTGATAGTCTAGCATAAACACAGTTCACTCATCATATAAATATCCTTTTGTGTTCACAGTACAATACAATACATATCCCACTTGAAAAAAAGCCCTTTAACTTTGCATAAAACCTATGTGGTATTTAATTTCATGTGGATATATTATTACTTTTCAAACTGATCAAACCAAATCCCAATATTGTAATATTTTCTgatgtttcatattttttccAACACTGTGCACTGTAAAACCCGACAAGTTCATTGAACTCAAAAAATTTGCTGAAACTGATtacataaatttttttaattacagttgacttttttttttaagtttaagaaGTAGTCCTGATTCAGTTATCTACACTTGTAATTACAAGTGGCATTAACTTACTTTGACAAGTTTAGCAAACTTCTCTGATCAAGTATGTTTTACTAGTAATTTTGTTTCCAAAGTACAAACAAAACCAAGTACATTtaacttaaatgttttcattactgTAAAAAAATCTTATCACTTTTTGTTTACTTAAAAATTTCAAATCAAAAGAATCTCTACCAACTCTACTACTCAGTAAGAACTTACTTAGGTTTAACTCAAAATAAGATATACCAGAACTTGAATTATTTTATGAAACCGATTACATCAATTATTTTAGGTCACTTTAACTCAAAATCacccaaaacacatcaaaaataCATGAACAAGATTAAATTCAGTCCCATTTTATTGAGTAAAACAATACCCAAATTAgtacaataacattttttttttttttttcggaatTATCACATTTTCAAATGGACAGTAAAAGGAACCTGTCATACATGTCCAACTTTACTAATAAACATTAGAGCTCAGTTTAATGTAATACATTTAAAGCACTGCATCACATTATCATATTTCAAAATCACATAAGAGCAAAGATATGAAACTGTGTACTTCAGTAACAGCTTCCAgtacaaacaaacatcacaaaagagtattttcaaaaactgaccaagaaaaacaaatatgccTATGCATGACACTGTATCCATACTAATACAATTTTTAAGATGAACTGGCAAACATTGAGTTGGAGGTGAACAATAATAATGTCAAAACATTAAGTTGTTTCAGTTGTGTGTGCCTGATATGTTGCTCAAGCAACTTTGTTAACAAGAGCCAGATTACTCCCGTGCCAAAAGTTCATTTTTCAGGCTCAACACTCTGGGTCTCAACTTTCCATCTTCCAGGCCCATTAAGACCTTCTGAATGAAGTCAAAAGTATTGGCCAATTCTTTTGGGTAATCTAAATGCAGTGCATAAATCAGGCCAAAAAGGACAACATATCCATCAGCGAGTGTGGGCACGGTGATCACTACATTACCCTCAATGACAACTTCAACCGTATCTGGGACGAGGAATGTGGGATCAATTGAGTTGGCAGAGTTCAAAACGATGCCAACTGCTATGTCATGAAGATCCATTTCTGGAGACTCCACAGGCTGAAGATGAGAAAGAGAGTAGAAACACATCTTAGCATACTTGAATACAAAGTGATGGCATCACAAGCTATAGTATGGAGACCACAGATGATAAAATCATATCTGGCCATGTTCTGATAATTATAATGTGAAACTAACCGTTTGCCTCTTTATGTGATTTACTTATACTGAGTATGTTAATTGTCCAGTTGTTCAATTAGTTTGTTAAATGCTAATAGGAGGTCAGAGCATCCACTACCTTGTGTATAAATTGACTGTcagtataaataaatcaaagggATTGTTCACCAGTGTTGCAAATTCGCCAATTTCCATCATTCCTATACATAACTACTTTCCAGACGGGTGGAGTGATTTCAAAAGCACTTTCCAGTTCCGGCTACGCATTAGCTGCTCTGTCTCGTAACGTTACCCTATTCTTTCATAGTGTGGAGAATGTGCAGGTCACAACTTGTGAGTGGAGTTGTTGGATTGTGTATTTGATGGATTTTGTGAGAGGGAGGTATCTAACATTCACCTCCATTGTGTGGGCTTGGCAGCTCGCATCTCTGCCTCATAGATCTCAAAACAGTCTGATGTGAAGTGGTCTGATGTTACCACTCTGAGTCTTTCGAAATTCATAAAACAAGCAAACTTTTAACAAAAGAACACACAACATAAAACAATATGCTGACTTACATCCCACATCTTCAGGAACTTGGAGTCATCCTCGCACAGATAAGGAGGAAGAGCACGGAGAACAACCGCACGTCTTCCATGGACGTCAACTTGCTCCTTGAGTGAGAGACCATAGTCTTGATTTACTTTGGATGTTAGACAATATCCACACTGTTTGTATCGGTGTGGTGCTGCCATTTTGTTAGTTCATGACTGAAGCACCAGGAAGTGTAGTCAACTCACCTGGAGGTCATAAGCACTGAAGAGCTTATCAAGGGCTTCGGCCACTTTCCCTGTGCgtgcagctttttttctgaacaaGCTCTGGAGACGAGGAACATGTCGATCCAGCTCAGcatagaaattgtttttcagGTTGATGTTCGTGATCCTGTGGAACTCTGAACAAATCTGTGCAAACACAAAAGGATTGTTTAATGCCTAAGTATGTGCCACATATATAATGAATACAGAACtaaacaaacaacagaaaatctcAAGCATAATAGCAAATCACTGAAACTCCATTTCAGATGTGGGTTTATGTAGAACATTAGGAAATTATAAGCCAAgtgtcattgttttatttttttagattttatcactaaaaaatactcacctgggACTCAATTCCAAGGGCAGGCCAGCGTTCCAAGATCTCTCCAACAGGTAGCTCATCGCTGACGACTTCTTTTCGCCGTAAGGCAAAAGTAGTTTGCATCAGAGCTGTAATCTGGGTGAGGTTTTTGGCGGTTATCTTGACTTCATCTACAATTTGGAGTCTGATTTGCTCCAAGCTTCCAAGATCTTCCCCTCTTGGGAAATTTGGGAGAAAATTCACCTCTGCCCGTTTTGGtcttttaatgttactgtgggCAGGCTGTTTGTCAGGGTTGTTTTTGCTCCGTTTTCCAGAATTTATGGCTACTTCACTAAATCCAGCTTGACTCAACTTTGTTCTATAGTTCcccattttaaactttaaactgtttttccaCCCGTACCATCCTGTCTGAGATCCTGGTTCTTTTAGACACGGATGTTTAGTCACAAGTGCTTTTGCGACCTCTGAAAATTCCCTATCAGTGGGATATGCTTTAAAAGCATGCATTTTACCTGCAAGGGTCTCAaggatgttgtgtttttggcCCTTTGACAATTTCAGAGTTTTCCCAGTTCTCTCAAATGCAATATTTCCTTCTCCAAGTATAAGCTCCACCTCATATGAAAAAGTGGGCACTGGAAAAACGGTGGGCCATCTATCAACTCTCTGTGGGGTCATTGCATGGGGAAGTATGATGGTTTCATCTGATGCTACAGAGCTGCCATCACTCTCACCCGTAATCACTTTTAATACAGCCTTCTGCGGAAGCTCATCAATGTCTACAAGAGAGCATAACTGCCCATCAAAATCTGGGTCTTCATAAGATAAGCTAAAGTCAAAGTCTAGCTGGAACTTGGCTTTTATCTTGGTTTTCAGCTCATCTACACTCTCTGGACGTGAAGGCAAGGTCATCTTCCTGACAATGTCAGTAGAAACATGGACATGAAGAAGGAGATTTTGAGCCGCCATGTCCTATAAtttaagagaaagaaaaaaaagaggattaaTGACCAACATGAGCTTTGACATCAGGCAAATCGTTCAATGTCAAGCACATTATCAGTTCTGGATGAAAATCATCATCATTAACTTCAAATGTATACCctatgcaaataaaaaacaaacaaacaattgcTTAGTTCATTTCGTCTAGGCTTGTGGGGACACAGTAGTGTCAGTTATGGCACCTTGGATGTGAGATTACACTTGTGTTTTTTCTCCACGAGATTCTACAGTTCCCCACTTCTTAATCTTTTAACCCTCTGATCAGAATAAATCTTTTTAGCGTCAGCACCAAATGTCCATCAATGTTGTATGTTGGGAAACTGACTGTGTCGTTGAGGTCCGACAGCTGATAGAcagagaagtggtctgtggatGTCACCTCAAATGAGCGTAAATGCTCAGTGTACCAGCAGTTGTAGTCTCTGCAATGGAAGTAAATAGAGTCATTCACAAGCAGTATGTGATCAATCCTGCTGAATTTTGGAAGTCCTCCAGTCTCACCAACTGAAACAAACATCCCCCTTGCAAACTCTGTGCCACTTATGGAGACCTTTGGTGTGCTGTAAATGCTCTGGCTACTGGTCTTTGTCTCTATGAAGTTTTTTGCCACTTGAGGTAGTGTGTCAACTTGGATGAAGGCAACACTAGAAGCTTGGATGTCAGGTCTGAAAAATGTTGAGGCACTGAAATGATATGCCATCATATGCTGATGCCTGGTAGCAAGAGTTTTCAAGACATTCTTGAAATTATGTGTGCCATGTATCACCCTTTTAAAAAAGCGATGTTTCCCTTCAAACCTCATGGTCCATAGGTGAACAAGTGGCCCAAACCGCTTTGTCAGTTCTGGGTAGTGCTCCACATAATGATGTTTGGGTCGTAGCTTAAAGTCTGGAAAGAGAACCTTAAGACCTTGTCTGTGATCACTAATTTTAGTCTGCATGTACTGTATGGACTCCTCTGTGAAAGATGGAGACAATACCAGTTGCACAATGTCTTTGAGATCCATCAATATGGCCCAGGCATCATCTCCTTCTGGGACTTTACTTCCTACCATGAGTGGTAATAACCTCAGCAAAGTGCAGTTTTCATGCCCATTCCCACCGATGCTTTGTTTAGCTGCAAAATTCTTGGGGATCACGTGTGGTTTATCCAGCCTATCAGCATGCTGATATGGAAATCTCCGGATTTGTGCATTCAGATACTCAAGGGTGAAATATTTATGGCGGATCATCTCATGGATGCACAGCGCCAACTCAACTGGGACTATGCCCTCAAAAAGATCGTGAAGTATATCAGGTGGGAAACCAGTAATGGGATGAAAATGCTGCAATGCCTCACTAAGAACACACTCAGATTTAACACCAAAGTGAGGTGCACTTTCTCCCTGTACAGCATTCTGCACGTGAACATCATGAGAAGCCTTTGTTCTCATGTTTAAGCCCGCTTCAGAAGCTTCACTGGACTGGATCTCACTTGTAGTACAGCAACAGAATCTGCAGACATAGTTTCCTCGGAAACTCTGCACAAAACCTGCAAGACCATGGGCAGCCAAATTATCCGCTGCCACACACAATACAGTGCCTCTGATACACTGGCCAAGAGTTTCAATGAACACGCCATCCTGCTCAAGAGTGCACAAGTCTCTCAACAAAGGTGAAAGTACACTCTGATAACCGCATTTCTGCAGATCAGGTACTTTGCATAGCAGAGCTAGCTGAATGACATGCAGACTGGACCTGTATTTACTAGGTACGTTAGCAAGTAACCAGTAAACGGCACAAAGCTTGTGGATCTTTCTAGCTGTGcctaaaggattagctaattcAACGTCATCCACATACAAAATCAGGGAAAGTTTCAACTCTCCACCTTCTGACAATAGTGGATTTTCTTTGAAGTATGTTCCATCTTCATGAGTTGCGTACATTCCAGAAGGTGATGGTTTGTTTTCTTGAATCTTCTCAAGAATGTCAGTATTGCTAAACATTGTTTGAAGCATCTGTAGTATTGACACATACACCGCTGTGTGTCCACTGGAATCTATAGCATACTGCACTGGCATTACCAGAGGGTAGTTACTTCTTACAAATGTTTTCCTGCGCTTAGCAGTGGACAGCTCTGCACCATCTGATGTGGCActgacaaaaacattatttttcatcAAAGCTTCCACTAATTCATGGAGAAGGGAGTCACTAATTGCCTGATCATGTTCCTGAAAAACCCTTTTGATAGAGTCTCGCACTAGAGGTTTAGACAATGAGAATATGTGTGACAAGTTTTCAACTATGTCCTGTATAGCCATCTCTGATACATGAAGAACACTGTgcattttcaaaaacagagaACCCAAGTTGCTCCTCAACTGGGCTTGCAATGCACCATTGTCATCTCTAGACTCTGGAGGATTACACACAGGAGTACTCTGAAGGGTATCACCCTCATCAGATTCTATATCAGTTGGCACTGATTGGCCATCAGTGTTTGTATGCACAACCTCATTCTTAAAATCTGTGATGTCACCATTTGGATGACTCCTACATCTGTGTGCATTGAATGAAGAATAGACATTAGTCCGGTATTGACAATTTCTGAACGGACATTCTATCATCtcgtgtttttttaaatgtgatctTAAATGACTAAGAAGTGCTTTTTCATTGAATGGCTCCTTAAATCCACACTTCGGGCAGATGAATGCCACACATCCTTCTTGACTTTCGCTTAGCACAACTGTATTTGAATGTGACCGTGTTAAATGAATTTTCAAAGCATTTACCGATTGAAATGTGCAGATGCAATGATCATAAAGACAAGGCAATGGACTTGCTGTGGACAAATTGCTGTGACGCAAACGATAGTGTTCAAACGAGTGTGCCCGTT is a window encoding:
- the LOC118557464 gene encoding uncharacterized protein LOC118557464; protein product: MAAQNLLLHVHVSTDIVRKMTLPSRPESVDELKTKIKAKFQLDFDFSLSYEDPDFDGQLCSLVDIDELPQKAVLKVITGESDGSSVASDETIILPHAMTPQRVDRWPTVFPVPTFSYEVELILGEGNIAFERTGKTLKLSKGQKHNILETLAGKMHAFKAYPTDREFSEVAKALVTKHPCLKEPGSQTGWYGWKNSLKFKMGNYRTKLSQAGFSEVAINSGKRSKNNPDKQPAHSNIKRPKRAEVNFLPNFPRGEDLGSLEQIRLQIVDEVKITAKNLTQITALMQTTFALRRKEVVSDELPVGEILERWPALGIESQICSEFHRITNINLKNNFYAELDRHVPRLQSLFRKKAARTGKVAEALDKLFSAYDLQEQVDVHGRRAVVLRALPPYLCEDDSKFLKMWDPVESPEMDLHDIAVGIVLNSANSIDPTFLVPDTVEVVIEGNVVITVPTLADGYVVLFGLIYALHLDYPKELANTFDFIQKVLMGLEDGKLRPRVLSLKNELLARE
- the foxi3b gene encoding forkhead box protein I3b; translated protein: MSSFETQNQSPPRCGPQFPSLGQEPPELSMYGECYYPPPSLPSPQRTTPSSYELSDYATSSPNPYLWFNSSGINSSSYLSSNGPPGNPGPPFVPQHYGLQRPYLGPAGPGGPGGELSWFSLPSQEDLMKLVRPPYSYSALIAMAIHGAPDKRLTLSQIYQYVADNFPFYNKSKAGWQNSIRHNLSLNDCFKKVPRDEDDPGKGNYWTLDPNCEKMFDNGNFRRKRKRKSDSLNSGDGASGPQESGDSERGSPKHPALTMSPTPDRIPSPSLSGPTPCLSSFLSEMSTVSTGATNDVGGDGLSRPLQINLPLDGPHRAAQPGSFSNYSPNSGVSEWVPQVAAPPVLTSSPSHSSLGYSSPILSQYSGSSGHFYPTLSSTGIIYHREGTEV